CGATAAACAGGTCTGCGTCTTTTTCAACAGAATACTTAGCCAGCTCCAGGGGGTTTGAGTCGTCTAAAATCACGGTGCCCTCGTTGCACATCTGCCGGAGCACCTCATAATCTTCCTTGGTGCCGGTCTGGGAACCGGCAAGAACCACTTCCATACCCAGGGTTTTCAATGCCTTGATCATGGAGAAGGCCTTGAACGCGCCGCCCACATATATGGATGCTTTTTTGCCTTCAAGATCTTTTTTCATGGTCTCCAGGGTGGGGACAATGGCCTGGACCTCTTTTTTAATCAGCTCCCGGGTCTTTTTAAGGATTTCATCATTTTTCTTAAAGTGCACCGCCACCTGGTACAGGGCCTCGGAGGTATCTTCAATACCGAAATAGGAGACCCTTATATAGGGGATGCCGTACTCTTTTTCCATCTGCTTTGCCAGGTGGGTCACGGACCCTGAACACTGAACCACGTTCAAGGCGGCATTCTTTGCCTGCTGGACCTCTTCCACCCGGCCGTCACCGGTGATCACCGAGACCACCTTGACCCCCATGGCTTCATAATATTTTTTAATGATCCATGTCTCTCCGCCAATATTGAATTCACCCATAATATTGATAGAGTCGGGGATGGTGGCCTGGGGGGCCTTGTTTCGTTCGATGAGACTGAACAAGGCGTCGCATGCCGCCTTGTATCCGTCTTTTTTGGTTCCTTTAAATCCTTCAGAGTGGACAGCGATGACAGGAATGTTGGTCTCTTCTTCGACCTGGCGGCAAACCGCGTCCACGTCATCACCAATGAT
Above is a window of uncultured Desulfobacter sp. DNA encoding:
- the nifE gene encoding nitrogenase iron-molybdenum cofactor biosynthesis protein NifE, whose translation is MTSISVLKQREKQIYQKGNQPFEMECETKSLAGAVSQRACVFCGSRVVLYPIADALHLIHGPIGCASYTWDIRGAQSSGPELHRMSFSTDLSETDIIYGGEKKLKKALLELIEKYSPKAAFIYCTCIVGIIGDDVDAVCRQVEEETNIPVIAVHSEGFKGTKKDGYKAACDALFSLIERNKAPQATIPDSINIMGEFNIGGETWIIKKYYEAMGVKVVSVITGDGRVEEVQQAKNAALNVVQCSGSVTHLAKQMEKEYGIPYIRVSYFGIEDTSEALYQVAVHFKKNDEILKKTRELIKKEVQAIVPTLETMKKDLEGKKASIYVGGAFKAFSMIKALKTLGMEVVLAGSQTGTKEDYEVLRQMCNEGTVILDDSNPLELAKYSVEKDADLFIGGVKERPIAYKMGIGFCDHNHERKIPLVGFEGMVNFAKEVHGTVTSPVWDLVPRRQTPTGKEGAI